A stretch of DNA from Vanacampus margaritifer isolate UIUO_Vmar chromosome 1, RoL_Vmar_1.0, whole genome shotgun sequence:
tcatTAGATGAAGTCAAAGGTCAAAGATCACCAtttctttcaaatattgtttacaaacaAGTCTAAATcggtgatagtgagcacttctcatTTGCAAGTAATGATTGTTTTTCTCAgaccccgcccccctcccaaatacagcaaaactgcACCTTTAAGAGTGCCACTAAttatggtgtctaatcagcaacTTGAtaggcacacctgtgaggtgggatggattatttcggcaaaggagaagcgcTCACTATCACTGATTTAGACTGGCTTGTggacaatatttgagagaaattgtaatagtaataataatagtagtagtaataaataAACAGCCAGCAAAGTTTTGCGTTACACAATTCATTTAATATTCAGCTTTTATTGACACTGTCATAagtattaatttaacaaaatgtttattattgtggtcgTGGCTTGCAGTGGTGCAAAAGTCAGAGCTCTGTCGAATATTTTGATATTCATGTAGTTATGTGCAGTCACTAAAGAATGACATAACCAAAGTAGCATCATAATAACAGTAGAATTTAGTAATAATCTACAGCCGCAAAAACCCCAATGTACACCACATACATGTTTTAAAACTAATGCCACTCTGACAggaatacagtaattttattcaTTATCATCACTTTGTGAAGCTTTTACATTCTTCAATTGTGCAGGTGTGCCCATTGTTGTGGCTATTGTGCAAGTATCATTGAGTCATTTCCATAATTGAGTCATTTCCTCTTCGTTTTCTTtagtttaaacaaaaaaaaaaaaacaggactgaCACACACACGGAAATGCTTTGTAAGGGAATAAACCATACTTGTGGAAATGGACTTTGCACTGTACTGCAGGAGAACAATGTGATTGATGTCTCCCATTCAATAAGCTAATAATGCAGATTTGGGAagtaatttatatttttctaaCATGTCAGACATCTTCACTATTTAACAAAAGAATCTTTCAGCATTTCCATGTCActgccctatttttttttaggtccctGGTCAGTCATGGGCCTTTGGAATTATCATTGCTTGACTAGCGTTACCACGTTTTTGGTATAGTGTTTGCAGTGCAACTGCACTGCAATGTACTTTACTGGCTGAGAGCGTTTCATTTCGCCCCTCTCGTGTAGTCAAACAGGACAGTTTAACAGGATATGAAACCCAGAAGACATGTTGTGGCTTTCAACATTAATCTACTAAACCAATAAACATTGTTGAACCAATGCCTCTTTGATAGTGTCAACCAAAAGCCaaacattattatctttgtaaaacacaattttgtctTGGGCTTtgtttaagtgaatggtggacAGTGACAGTGAGTAATTCTGTCTTCTGTTGTCTGTGTGCAGGTTTACTGTCCACAAGTGGCTACGTTGTTTATGCGCAATACGTCTCCGTAGAATATTTCAACCCAAACTTTGATGGACTTAAGTAAGTGAAGTCTTCAGTACGCAAATAGAAATGTAGCAAAACTAACTTTTCATTGATCCCATCCCTAATTGACTTTAGGTTTGACCTCGGCACCCCACTGTTCCTAGGCTGGGTTGGCTCCGCCTTTCAAATGGCCGGTGGTTTCTTCTATCTGTGGTCGGTGTGCAGGCCACTATGTGGACAAGCGCACACGTGAGTCAATAATTAACAACATTAACCCAATGCAACACATCATGCGTGTTAGTTAGTTTTTGGTGGTGTCCTAAAATGATGCATAAAAGGAGACTCAGCTATAAACGCATATACACAAGGTAAATAGAGATACATACtgtttagtaggggtgtgaattgccaagtacttggcgattcgattcgtatcacgattcatagtccacgatttgattcgattaatcccgatacaaatctataagttgattattgcgatttatttatttttttactcaaatttagaaaatactaatccgtAAACACGTATACTAAGATTTGTACgaaaatgtgttcatttatctgaaactttaggcttataactgtgagccactttaTTTAACAATCGGTTgtaatctgtttcatgtttgaacagcattgaaataaaatattatggcttaatgttccattaatataacattcttccatgcttaacgtgtgaaccctaaccctaagtaagatgttttgtagaatattctcataaaaaatttatgtttaaaaatcaattcggctgcatatcgaatcgattcgagaattgcgtgctgtaatgtCGCGATatattgatgaattattatttttttaacacccctactgTTTAGCAATATAAATCGATATATATAGATAGCTAGAGAGAATAAAAGGAATTTGTGCCTCTCCTTCCATGCAGGGTAATTATTCGACCATTACCAGATGTGGAAAAAGACCCCAAAACCAAGTCCACCACAGAGCTGTCCTCAGTGTCTGGAATCACCTCCAAGAGCAAAGTGTCCTCTGTATCCGAGCTGTCATCAGAGCGTTCCAACTTGTCCGCCATCTCCTCAGGATCGACATCTGGAGGCTCAGCCGAATCAGATCGCGGGTCGAACACAAGGCGAACAAACACTTCTGCTGGGTCACTGTCAGCTTCAGAGTCCGGCCTCTTGTCCAGATACAGCGCATCAACAATGTCAGGGTCGCGTAGCATCGGCAGCAGTCGTGTGTCGACAACGTCTGGCAGCTCGAGGACTCAGACAGTGGCTTTTCGAAAGAACTCCTACATTTGAGTGACATGGACTTTTATGAATGACTCCAGAAGAGCAGTGCGGAGCTCTTCTTTAAGCTGTAGGGACAAAAGCTGTTTACTATACTTGTTTCTCATCTTTAGTGGTTCAAAGGAAAACTCAAGACCCATTAACCAAGTCGAGACCAAGACTATGGCAAGTTGGGCTCCAGTCAAGACAAAGACAATGTTAAGGCTTTTTGATAACGTTTGTAGAATGTAAGTGTCAAATTATACAGCGTGTGAGTGAAGTACTGCTGTCCACGCAGTTGTACTTTTTGGAGAATTGCACTGGATTATACATTTTGCACTTTTATCTCTCATGTACCTAATGGGTAACCAAAATGATACACACGAGTCAAATATCAAAATGCATTAATATTTTGACTGTCAGATGTCAAGTATGTCATGGCCATTTTAACCTTTTaatatgttaactcattcactgccattgacggctatagacgtcaaaaattcatttgaaatatattagtttcacatttttttccacttttgttaacaagggtatgaaaacctagatttttttttattgtgcatttataacagatataaaatgattgtgattaattgattaattacaatataaaaaatttaatcgtctgacgcccctaattttttatattcttttcttttttttaaattaggggcatcaggcgattacaatttttaattgtaattaatcacatgacttcactagttaactcacgattaatcacaaattttatatctgttctaaatgtacaatgcatttttttctaggttttcatactcttgttaacaaaagtgaaaaaaaatttgaaactaatagTTAGTCTGCAagctcttatgtgggttttctATGTGTGCTCCGGCTTCCTCCTACATTCCATAAACATGCATAT
This window harbors:
- the cldn10e gene encoding claudin-3 isoform X2, with product MKAQHLSPVSGNQLLQNKSVRRKSSRVECSNLFLRSEGTCPRIRPEMQIRVVQIWGFLMTVLGWIFIACTMAMEGWKITSVGGMGGSSILKVAWYWSSLWRSCFTDSTAVSNCYDFPVLWSVEGHIQIVRGLLMAALSLGMLGFVLSLLGMECTFIGGKDQSKYRKIYTGGWCHIISGLLSTSGYVVYAQYVSVEYFNPNFDGLKFDLGTPLFLGWVGSAFQMAGGFFYLWSVCRPLCGQAHTVIIRPLPDVEKDPKTKSTTELSSVSGITSKSKVSSVSELSSERSNLSAISSGSTSGGSAESDRGSNTRRTNTSAGSLSASESGLLSRYSASTMSGSRSIGSSRVSTTSGSSRTQTVAFRKNSYI